The genomic window ATGCTAGTGACATCAGCATCAACCAGAATTCTATTGAGAAGAAGTTCTATGGTGAGGCGGTTAGTAACAATGAGCGGGTACAGATTAAACCAGGGGACAATAGTTTTTCTGTAAACGGGGTAACCGTACCTTCTAACCCAGCACAGGCGGAAGCCATGCTAAAAGTAACAGCAAACCTATTTAACGATGAAGATAACGATCCAAATAGCTTTTTAAGTATTAAAAAGCTAGTATTTAACGGAACCGAGATAGAAGCCCCTATCGATTGGAGGGGTGGGGATCAGAACAGAAGTAGATGGTTCGGGACTTTGGAAATCCCAATTCCAACAAATCTACTAAAAGAGGATAATGACATCGTAATCGATTTCCGTCATAACGGGGAAGTGAACGTAGTGAATTTACTTACCTGGGAATTCAGTAAAGTACCGGGAAGGTCTACCAAAGGAAATACGCTAAGTTCTTCTATTGAAGGTCTAACTAATGAGTCACCGGAAAATATCTTTTTATTCCCGAATCCTGCGACAGGACAGGTATTTATCCAAGGATTAGCAAAAGATGAGCAACATACGATAAAGGTATATGACCTAAAAGGTGCTCAATATCTAGATCAGGAACTTGGTAAAGATCATATCCTCAATATTGACAGTTTACCACAAGGGGTATACTTCCTTACGCTTATTAACCAAGCACAGGGAAATAAAACTTTAAAACTGGTAAAGAAATAGACTAATTTCAGTCTACGTAACGAACTACCCTCAAGGCAAAGCCATTGAGGGTAGTTTATTTTTATGTATATCTTACAAATTAGAATTTAATTCTTCTGAAGGATAACAAACCCAGGAAAGTATTATTGAAGGAAAAAAAGGTCTAAATAATATATCTTATAAATACTGCTAGATAAACAAACCTTTAAATAATTTAGGTTAATAGTTAAATCAACATAAAATTACAAAAACCCTTATATAAAAAATCCTATGTCTGTGTTGAAAAGCCTCGTCTGAGCTAAGGTTATTTCTACTTTTTTTCCCTTTAATTCCCAACTAATTTATTTATGAATCTTCTACTTATCAAATATCTATTTAGCTTTATAACTTGAATACAATAATCAATTAGGAACCATTTTAGTTTAAATCTTCCAACAAATTGCAGCTTATTCCTTTTAATAATAAAAGGGGAATTTTAAAATACTAATTCGCTATAAATTTTTATAAAAATCTTCTGTAAATTAGATATGCTATTTATTGAGTGTATTTATAAATAATAATCAATAAAACGATTAAATAACTAACTATTCCCCATAATATCAAAGTTCAGTTTACTTCTTGTACAGTTAATACGTAGTTTAATTTACGTTTGTACAGTTTGAGTCTACATCAAAATAAACCTTTAATTACCTATCATCATATAATTTTGCCATGGTATAATAGGAACTATAATTTTTAGGGGAATTTGGTATAACTGACCAAGTCCTATATACTTTATAGTATTTATTTAATATTTGTTTAAAAGGCATTTTTTACTTCGGAAATAACTAACCTATTTTTAGTTGCCAGGTAGAATTTATTTTAAATAAAAAAAATTTAAAAAGAACGGAAATAATAGCAAGGTTTTAAATTCCTTTAAAAATTAATTAACCACTCATAACTATGACTACAGTTAACACAAACCCAGTAAGAAAAATTTTATTAAAAAATTTTCTAAAGCATTTTACCACCTATTAAAATATCTAAATTGGCAGTTTAGTAAATATTAAGATATCCATATGGATATAATTATTTGCAGCTGAACCTTTCTCATATTTTCTAAAATCCATGTGTTGTAAATATACGTGATACCGCATATTTAGATCTAAAAACTTAGGGAATATAATTTATACAATCTACATAATCTCTATTAATCAATATTTTAATTTTTAACTATGAAAAAACACAATCTATTTTATTTTATCGGGCTTCTGATGCTATTTCCGATAGCAGGTATTGCCCAAAATGTTGAGGTCGATGTAAACGTCGATATCAAACATTCGGTAAACGGAGTCTCGGACTTTGGGAGGGAACGACACATTACCATACATTCCAATCTATATGAAGGCGATTGGGCTGGGGAACTAGATAAAGCGAAATACCTTATCGATGACCTGGACGCTTATTTTGGTAGGGATAATGGTAACGCATCTTTCTTGTTTGGGTTTACCCCAGCAGATCCGGACAGACTTAACAAACACGACAGGGATAGTCTTACAGATATGCTTGGATTTTGGAGAGGTTTTTTTGAAGACCTATTGGTTGATGAGGACCGCGTGCAATTTAAAGATAAAATACAGAGTATGATCATGGGTACCAACCCCCACCCTACCTATCCTACTTTGTCCTATCGCCACCCTAGTGGTTCCACTTGGGGACGTGCCAACGGAACTATTTGGCTTCCACAAGATATTGAAACTTCTGCGGAATGGGTAGTTCAGTATATGGACGAATTCTTTGTTGATAATGCCAGTAATGAAATGCCCCTACCAAAATATTGGGAGGTAATCAACGAACCTGACTTTGTACTGAACACAGGGCAGTTTATGATGTCCAGTTGGGAAGATATCTTTGAATACCATAACCTGGTTGCCAAAGGGGTTAAAGAGAAGTTGGGTAGCAGGGCACCTAAGATTGGGGGTATGACCTGGGGACTTCATGACCTATTTGCTGGAGACGGTTTTTCCAGGTTTAAAAATGTAGACTACCCTAAGAATTTCTATGGTAATACACCCGGTGACCAGGCAGCAATCAACTATGCAATCAGCCAGGTGGACAAACCTTCTTTCTTTGTAGATAGAGCACAACCATGGTTTCAGTGGGATGTTATCTGGAAAGGTTTTATGGATACTGCCGGTAAGAACATGGACTTTTATGCAGTACACTTATATGACTGGCCTAGTTATGATAATAACGGAGGGGTGACCAGAAGGGGTGGACACGTAGAAGCTACCCTGGAAATGTTGGAATGGTATGATGTTTCTAAAAACGGAGCAGAGAATAGAAAGCCCGTCGTAATTTCAGAATACGGAGGGGTAAATGGTTCCTGGGATTTCAAACCGCATGATACCCGGTATGACTGGGAAATCATGAAGCCCTTTAGTGCCATGCTAATGCAGTTCTTAGAAAGACCGGACTACATCGAACTATCAATGCCCTTTACTCCTACTAAAGCACAATGGGGGGATACGGATACGGATGGTGATGGTACCCCGGAATATAGGTACCAATACAAAATGCTACGGGATGATGACGGCGATGGTGAATGGGAATGGAGTGACTATATTAAATGGTTTGAACTTTGGTCAGAAGTAAAAGGTACCCGGGTAGATACAAAGTCTACCGATCCTGATATCCAAGTAGATGCTTATATTGACGGGAATGATGTTTACCTGATTTTAAACAACTTAGAACCCATAGCCAGGGACCTTAACCTTAATTTCTTTGGTAACACCCCTAACCTGCAAAGTGTAAATACCAAACACTTATACTTATCCGGGATAAGGGACGTAAAACTAGACAATACTACAAGTACTACTGCCCCAGGTTCTGTAGAGTTAGCGGCAGATGGGACTATGATTATCAAATATACCTATGCTAGTGACATCAGCATCAACCAGAATTCTATCGAGAAAAAGTTCTACGGTGAGGCGGTTAGCAACAACGAGCGGGTAGAGATTAAACCGGGGGACAATAGTTTTTCTGTAAACGGGGTAACCGTACCTTCCAACCCGGCACAGGCGGAAGCCATGCTAAAAGTAACAGCAAACCTATTTAACGATGATGATAACGATCCGGATAGCTTTTTAAGTATCACCAAATTAGTATTTAACGGAACCGAGATAGAAGCCCCTATTGACTGGAGGGGTGGGGATCAGAATAGAAGTAGATGGTTCGGAACTTTGGAAATCCCAATTCCAACAAATCTACTAAAAGAGGATAATGACATCGTAATCGATTTCCGTCATAACGGGGAAGTGAACGTAGTGAATTTACTTACCTGGGAATTCAGTAAAGTACCAGGAAGGTCTACCGAAGGAAATACGCTAAGTTCTTCCATTGAAGGTCTAACTAATGAATCCTTGGAAAATATCTTTTTATTCCCGAATCCTGCGACAGGACAGGTATTTATCCAAGGATTAGCAAAGGATGAGCAACATACGATAAAGGTATATGACCTTAAAGGTGCTCAATATCTAGATCAGGAACTTGGTAAAGATCATATCCTTAATATTGACAGTTTACCACAAGGGGTATACTTCCTTAGGCTTATTAACCAAGCACAGGGAAATAAAACTTTAAAACTGGTTAAAAAGTAATTATATTTTAAACTACCGACCAAAATACAGTATTGCATTTTGGTCGGTAGTTTTTTACTCATTGAAATAGCTTGGACTTCTCTGATTAGATCCAATAAATAGGTGTTTCTTGCGTAGTTGAAATCATTTTTCAATTGCATAAATTCGTTTTTTTAACCTAAGGAGTTGTATAAGACTTACTAAAATTATTGGTAGTTTAGTTTTGCATAAAGATGTTACTAATATTTCTTTCAATTAAAGTCGAGTCAATGTTAGTTATGTCGAGGTTTATTTTTACATCAATTTGTATCTCCCACGATGTAGCGTTTAATTTTTTCCCAGATATTGTTCCTTCTGTTATTCTTACGCTTTGGATATTAGAGCAAAAACAGGTAGCTCTGTAAAAAGCATTGATATCTTCCAGGCTTTCGTTATTTAAGCTAAATTCCTCCATATCCGATTCAATTTCAAAAATAATCTCTTCACTAAAACCTGAATCAGCTATTTGAGGATCAGAAGGTGAATCAAAAGTGTATTCAAAAACAAGTTTATTTCCTGATTCAATTGTAGCAATAAAAGAATCTGAATTTTGAGACGGTATTTTAATTTGAGAATCAGTTCTAATAGTATATTCTTTAGTATCAACTTGATTTTGGTCATCATCTCCTTTACATCCGAAAATTAAAAATAGCAGTATTACATTTAAAAAGATTAGTATATTTTTCATTGAGTTATTTTATACGTAGATACAAAATTTCAAAAAGGTTGCTCAATTGCCCTCAACGTCAGTGTAACAAACATATGACAAATAATAAGCATTTTTGCTTCGGATTATTGTTTAACTAAATATAAATATTTTGTTTCTATCTTTTCTTCTATAGATGCTAATTTTAAAAATTTAGCGGACTTTATAAAAATGCCCAAACTTTAATTAATAAAATAATCAGCTATCAGTTATATACAATACCGGCAGTAGGTTTTATTCTGAAGTTTGAATTGGTGTACAAATTTCTATAATAAATCCGTTCAAATCTCTTAAATAACCAACTTCTTGACCCCAAGGTTTCGTTACCGTTTTTTCTAAAAGTACAGCACCATTTTTAACTGCATTTTGCATTAATTTTTCAACTGTTGATGTCGTAAATGCTAATTCAATACCAAAGGGCTTGTCATTCAAGGTGCTTTCACTAAAACCTTTTTTAAAGTTCGAGTTACCAAGCTCAGTATTGGCAAATGCAATTGTTGTCGTTCCTGAATTTATCTCGCCGTAGTCCTTTTCAGGTGTGAGAAATTTTTGTACAAATCCAAATGCGTTTTTGTAGAATTCCATTGTTTTTGGAACGTCTTTTACATATAAAATTGTGTATGCGTACTGAATATCTATTTCTTTTGTTTTAGATTCTTATTTATGAACCGTACTATTATGTAGACTATTGACCTCATTTACTCAAGACAGATACACAACTAAGCTGATTGATAAAAGACAAAATTTTAAATTGGTATTTAGGCACAAAATTACGCTACTAGTATAATTTCACTTAGTAAAAAAACGACATTATCTAAAGTAGCTTGGATTTTCTCCTGAAATTCGATTGAATTCATAATTCATATGGGAATGGTCAAAAAAACCTGAATCAAAAGCAATTTCTAAAAGGCTCGTTTCAGTGAAAGAATTTATTAGTTCTTTAGTGTTTCTAAAACGTACCACATTTGAAAATTCCTTTATTGTTAAACCAATATAACTTTTAAAACGCCTTTCTAATTGTCTTAAGCTAATGTTGTTTGATTTTGCTATATCGCTAATTTTTATATTCCCTTTTAATGACCTTATTTTTTGTACTACCGACAAAACCAAGTTATCCTGTCTATTATAGTTTTTTTGAAATAATGTTATTACAAAGTTCTCAAGAAAATCAACTTTATGCAATGTTTGCTTGATATTGTTTAATTCGGTCAATAAATTTTCTTCATAGAAAGGAAATATTTGAGATAGTTCAGTTCTTAGGTTTTTGGTTTCGTAGAGCGGGATTTCAAATAGAGAGCCAAACTTTTCGGTTTTAAAACGAACTCCAATTAAATCCGATTCGATCGTTAATTCCCGAAGTTGGTAATTGGTCATAATACCTGAAAGAAAGGCTTTATTTTGATTAAGGTCAAAAATCAAATCTGCACAGGTATCAGGCAATACTTTAAAATTCTCGCTCGCCTTATTCTGTGAGAAAATCCAAAAAGAATCGATGATAGCGTTAAGTCTTTCCGATGGTTTTATCTCTTGGTACATTGTTTTTTGAATGAATGCCAATGCGCGGGCGGCTATGGTATATTTTTGCAGAGCAAGATATGAAATATCCTAACGGAGAAAAAGTGCGTTATCCCGCCCACGGCTGGACAAGTAGCAGTCAGTTCTTGCCAGTTCTCCACTCTCGGCGGTGACCGGCAAGAATTGGTGGCGTAGCCGCTCACACACTCAATCCCATACGGAGCATGGGCTTGAACGGACGTGACTATGAGTAGTTGCGTGGTTTAGTACTTAACTTAGCAAATACATACCGAACTGAAAATCCGAGAGGATTTACAGAAGTAGGCAAAAACAAGCAATTACTTATAGCCATTGTCTGCATTTCGTTATTTTTTTTCAGCTTCTAATTTAGCAGTCATTTCTTTATGCTTTTCAACATCCCAAGTTATATTCCAATTTGATATATATTCTTGTAAAGAACCAAGTCCGACTTCATATCTTCTTTCATCAACTTTTTCCGGATTTTCGATTGGTGAAACATAAAACTCTCCTGTTTCTTGGTTTCTTCCAATTTGGCTACCGTAAATTTGTCTTTTACCAGTTCTTAAAGCTACTCTGTCCTCTAATAATGCTAAACTACTTGATCGTGCATTATTTTTCTTAACTGCATCTCTAATCATTGGTAAGTACTTTTGCTGTATTTCAATTGGCGAATGTTGAATGACTAAAAATAATGTCATATTTCCTTGTCTTCCAATTATGTCTTGACCAAGCCAACCTCTTTCGTCAAGTATCTTCTGTATTTTTATAAGATTGATAGAGTCTTTTTCCCTTATGGTTTTCCAATGCATCCTCATTTCGTCTGAATCTCTACCATATTTTTC from Aquimarina sp. ERC-38 includes these protein-coding regions:
- a CDS encoding T9SS type A sorting domain-containing protein, translating into MKKHNLFYFIGLLMLFPIAGIAQNVEVDVNVDIKHSVNGVSDFGRERHITIHSNLYEGDWAGELDKAKYLIDDLDAYFGRDNGNASFLFGFTPADPDRLNKHDRDSLTDMLGFWRGFFEDLLVDEDRVQFKDKIQSMIMGTNPHPTYPTLSYRHPSGSTWGRANGTIWLPQDIETSAEWVVQYMDEFFVDNASNEMPLPKYWEVINEPDFVLNTGQFMMSSWEDIFEYHNLVAKGVKEKLGSRAPKIGGMTWGLHDLFAGDGFSRFKNVDYPKNFYGNTPGDQAAINYAISQVDKPSFFVDRAQPWFQWDVIWKGFMDTAGKNMDFYAVHLYDWPSYDNNGGVTRRGGHVEATLEMLEWYDVSKNGAENRKPVVISEYGGVNGSWDFKPHDTRYDWEIMKPFSAMLMQFLERPDYIELSMPFTPTKAQWGDTDTDGDGTPEYRYQYKMLRDDDGDGEWEWSDYIKWFELWSEVKGTRVDTKSTDPDIQVDAYIDGNDVYLILNNLEPIARDLNLNFFGNTPNLQSVNTKHLYLSGIRDVKLDNTTSTTAPGSVELAADGTMIIKYTYASDISINQNSIEKKFYGEAVSNNERVEIKPGDNSFSVNGVTVPSNPAQAEAMLKVTANLFNDDDNDPDSFLSITKLVFNGTEIEAPIDWRGGDQNRSRWFGTLEIPIPTNLLKEDNDIVIDFRHNGEVNVVNLLTWEFSKVPGRSTEGNTLSSSIEGLTNESLENIFLFPNPATGQVFIQGLAKDEQHTIKVYDLKGAQYLDQELGKDHILNIDSLPQGVYFLRLINQAQGNKTLKLVKK
- a CDS encoding VOC family protein, which translates into the protein MEFYKNAFGFVQKFLTPEKDYGEINSGTTTIAFANTELGNSNFKKGFSESTLNDKPFGIELAFTTSTVEKLMQNAVKNGAVLLEKTVTKPWGQEVGYLRDLNGFIIEICTPIQTSE
- a CDS encoding AraC family transcriptional regulator — its product is MYQEIKPSERLNAIIDSFWIFSQNKASENFKVLPDTCADLIFDLNQNKAFLSGIMTNYQLRELTIESDLIGVRFKTEKFGSLFEIPLYETKNLRTELSQIFPFYEENLLTELNNIKQTLHKVDFLENFVITLFQKNYNRQDNLVLSVVQKIRSLKGNIKISDIAKSNNISLRQLERRFKSYIGLTIKEFSNVVRFRNTKELINSFTETSLLEIAFDSGFFDHSHMNYEFNRISGENPSYFR